In a genomic window of Sarcophilus harrisii chromosome 4, mSarHar1.11, whole genome shotgun sequence:
- the EIF1 gene encoding eukaryotic translation initiation factor 1 isoform X2, protein MSAIQNLHSFDPFADASKGDDLLPAGTEDYIHIRIQQRNGRKTLTTVQGIADDYDKKKLVKAFKKKFACNGTVIEHPEYGEVIQLQGDQRKNICQFLVEIGLAKDDQLKVHGF, encoded by the exons ATGTCCGCTATCCAGAACCTCCACTCTTTCG ACCCCTTTGCTGATGCAAGTAAGGGTGATGACCTGCTTCCTGCTGGGACTGAGGATTATATCCATATAAGAATTCAACAGAGAAACGGCAGGAAGACCCTCACTACTGTCCAGGGGATCGCTGATGATTACGATAAAAAGAAACTAGTGAAGGCATTCAAGAAG AAATTTGCCTGCAATGGTACTGTAATTGAGCATCCAGAATATGGAGAAGTAATTCAGCTACAGGGTGACCAGCGCAAGAACATATGCCAGTTCCTCGTCGAG attggACTGGCTAAGGACGACCAGCTGAAGGTTCATGGGTTTTAA
- the EIF1 gene encoding eukaryotic translation initiation factor 1 isoform X1, whose product MMGAQACKLLPSCVSGAEPRSRSDPFADASKGDDLLPAGTEDYIHIRIQQRNGRKTLTTVQGIADDYDKKKLVKAFKKKFACNGTVIEHPEYGEVIQLQGDQRKNICQFLVEIGLAKDDQLKVHGF is encoded by the exons ATGATGGGGGCGCAAGCCTGTAAGCTGCTGCCCAGTTGCGTCAGTGGGGCGGAGCCACGCTCACGTTCAG ACCCCTTTGCTGATGCAAGTAAGGGTGATGACCTGCTTCCTGCTGGGACTGAGGATTATATCCATATAAGAATTCAACAGAGAAACGGCAGGAAGACCCTCACTACTGTCCAGGGGATCGCTGATGATTACGATAAAAAGAAACTAGTGAAGGCATTCAAGAAG AAATTTGCCTGCAATGGTACTGTAATTGAGCATCCAGAATATGGAGAAGTAATTCAGCTACAGGGTGACCAGCGCAAGAACATATGCCAGTTCCTCGTCGAG attggACTGGCTAAGGACGACCAGCTGAAGGTTCATGGGTTTTAA